DNA sequence from the Leishmania panamensis strain MHOM/PA/94/PSC-1 chromosome 17 sequence genome:
CTGCcctcgcacgcgcgcagacCGCCTCCAAAAGTCAAAGAGCGAGAGTTGGAGGCCACCAGCGATGTATCACCTTCGCACAGCGCACAATGCGGGGTCATCAGCGGGCCTTCTGTGCTGCCTCCACCAGAGGTCTTTACATACTGCGGTGGTTTACCCTCTGCACCCACCTCCCGTCTCTGCTTGTGCCACAAAGTTGCGGCCAGCAGCTGCCATCGAGCCACGCGGCCCGATGTGTGCGACGCGAGAACCTCCAAAGGGTcctccagcggcaccgtcaTGTGCAGCGACGCGGTCGTGCCGGGTACGAGATTCACtccggcagccgcggcgccggaGAGGTCCTCGCGAGATGTATCGGTGAAGAAGTCGAGAAGTCCCGCCCATGCTAGGCAATTGTGATGCGCCACGCCCGCGGTGTGGTGCGCTGTCACCACGTCgcgaccacagcagcggtgttcCCCTTGTGTCGCGTCGAGTTCGGTTGTCGCGTACTCTTCTCCGCTCGGCGGCACCCGTGTTCGagcgctgttgttgctgcggccCTGCaccgcgcagcacacaccccACAGCGGCCCCAGCAAACGCGAGAGGCTCTCCTCCGTCTGCGCGGCCAACTCAGCTGGATCACAGTGCGCCGTTGGGGATCGCAGgagccgctgcagacgctgtcgcaccgccgtgcgctgCACAACGTCAAGGCTGCAGAGGGCGCAACAGCCGGAGCGGTGCAAGAATGACCCGACAGTGTCAGTGGAAGCGCCAAACCGCGATGGGGCGGTTGATGACGTCGCCTCCATCTGTATCTCACCTGGCCTGGCAGCTACTCTCGCTTGCCGTGCCAGAAgccgtgctgcaggaggggTGAGCGTGCAGTGTATCACCCCCTGGCCGCGTCTCCACAGGTTCCATGTAGAGGTGCTCTTCAAATCAGAAATATCTTCAGCAGGGAGGGCTCGCCAAGATGCCTGGCCACTGCACTCTACGGCACTTCCTACGACGGTGACGCTCGCCACCTCGACCACCGCACTTGCGATGGGAGGTAGCGAGCTCAGCCGTGGCGTTGAATCGAGCTGATCTGAGAGCTCAGCAAGGCGAGTGCGTAGCAGCTGAAGGGGGGTGGAGAATGGCGCAGGCGAGGATGACAGTGCTGAGGGCGACGGGGATGTCGGTGGTTGATTCTGCCTTCGTCCAAGCACGCCGCCACCCTCGGCACAATGCGCGCCGGCAGACGGCAAAGATGTGGTGACCTGAG
Encoded proteins:
- a CDS encoding hypothetical protein (TriTrypDB/GeneDB-style sysID: LpmP.17.0250), with the protein product MTDATPLLQATHANCVCPVCLDVFKEPVCFLCGHILCRACALRCIAARPRCPLCNHAVPNPRHCVPLPQLSLFCILAREVGLRASGHQRRSSVQNAEMWFSNSGHASSLKRQRGATGDYVLEETQEDHHTPRSPRGSRSPPPEQRPFFILHVPQASHSGSNVGAATESATTNPAKQANLPELLYDAVDETQRLHGESPSTSPPMVGEDGALLGEAPHPSIIAQVTTSLPSAGAHCAEGGGVLGRRQNQPPTSPSPSALSSSPAPFSTPLQLLRTRLAELSDQLDSTPRLSSLPPIASAVVEVASVTVVGSAVECSGQASWRALPAEDISDLKSTSTWNLWRRGQGVIHCTLTPPAARLLARQARVAARPGEIQMEATSSTAPSRFGASTDTVGSFLHRSGCCALCSLDVVQRTAVRQRLQRLLRSPTAHCDPAELAAQTEESLSRLLGPLWGVCCAVQGRSNNSARTRVPPSGEEYATTELDATQGEHRCCGRDVVTAHHTAGVAHHNCLAWAGLLDFFTDTSREDLSGAAAAGVNLVPGTTASLHMTVPLEDPLEVLASHTSGRVARWQLLAATLWHKQRREVGAEGKPPQYVKTSGGGSTEGPLMTPHCALCEGDTSLVASNSRSLTFGGGLRACEGSCGQQFHYPCALLAGASACLVFGLDDEHNVLAASASGCVRDRSANEKCRGRGPSVEVWCGICHERHKSRCRRM